The Marivirga salinae DNA window CGTTATTTCATGATGATAGCAGTAAAATTGTTTCCAAAAAAGGAGAGAAAATTCTTTCAAGCCCCAAAGAAATGGAAGAAATTAATAAACTTATAGATAGCAAGCAGAGTTCTGAACACTACTCTGAAATAGTGATTTAACTATAATGAATTTATCTTTAGGTTTTATAACAATCCTATTCCTAATTATTTTTCCTGGAGTAATTTTTCGTAGACTTTATTTTTATGGTGAATTTTCAAAAGAGTTTAGGTCGAATTATAATTTGATCACTTTAATTGCTATTTCATCTATTCCAGGAGTTATATTATTAATAATAACCTCACTATTATACAATTCATTTGACACAATTAATCTAGATTTTATTATAGACTATTTTAAAGAGATTAAGTCTAATGAAACAAAACCTGATGACGACACTATATATCCCATCACATTAAATGAAATATTTGCTAGTAAAATAGCTCCATTTACTGGCCTGCTCTATTCAATCAGTATTGCTTCAGGATTAGTATTAGGAAGAGCTGTCAGGAAAAGTAGAATAGATACCAAATTTAAATTATTAAGATTTAGAAACTATTGGTTCTATTTATTTAATGGACATCACACCAGTTTTAAAAAATTAAAAGGTATACAGCCTGGATCAAATAAACATCTATTTACTCGTGCCGATATTTTAATTGGCACTGGAAGTGATTCAACATTGTACTCTGGAATTGTTGTAGACTATGAGTTAAAGGAGAATGATTGTAGTTCTTTAAACAAAATCATGCTTCAAAGTGCAAGAAGATACAAAACTAAATTTGGGCGTATGTTATCAAAAGATATTCCTGGACATTTATTAATTGTTGATTGCGAGAACATGTCAAATATCAATTTGACGTATGTAAGTGAAAAAAGAGTTGGTTTACTAGAAACCAAACTTCCTGGTATTATACCAAATATTATTGGAACAACTTTAATCCTGTTAATTCCTTTATTTATTTTTGAAATTGAAAAAATAGATTGGCTTTTGTATGAATGGTATTTTGATTTACCATGGTATGCAATGATTCTGTCTTATTTATTAGTTGTAGAAGTCCTAACCCTTTTAAATCCATTTAGAGAGACGGATGACGGATATGAATGGAATGGATGGGTATACTATGTGATAAAAGTAATTGCCATTCTTTTCACATCCGTATTAATTTATTGGCTATCTTAATTTCTTATTTCTTCTTCCTACTCAGCTTACTTCTCATTACCTCAGCTTCCTCCTTCAATTCATTAAACTCTTTCAATACCTGAGAATATTTTTCTTTATCGGATTTATTTACTGATTTCAATTCATCAAAATTCATCTTAAGCTCATTTAAATTCACTTCTAAATCAGCTTTTATCAGCTTGCACTCATTATACTTCACTTGCAAGTCAACTTGATTGAGGTGGGCTGACCATTTGGTGATGAAGAGTTCACTTAGCTTGTAATTGATGTAAGCCAATAGCCAGCTGATGAAAATACTGAATAGGATACATTGCCATTCACGGCTGAAATCATAGGCCCTCATAAAATAGAAGTTGACTATAAGGGAGGAATTTCCGAAGACTACAGGTGCGGTAAAAATAGGTTCTACCTTGTTTTTTTATCCCTTAATGCTATTTTTTAAAATAAAAATAATATCTTACTAGTATAATTAATTATTCAACCAAAATAATAGCACTATGAAAAAGCTTTTCGCACTAGCATTAGTTACCCTAATTTCGTTCCATCAAGTTTTAGGACAAGAAGATAAAGAACAAAACAATTTACCTCTTGATTTAATGGTTACTGTTATCAATAATAGCATTAATGAAGCAAATTCAAGTCTTAAAGACAATCCTCTTAACATCAAAAAGGCGGTCATAACACTAAAAACGAGTTATAATGGTAGCGGAGGTGGTGGCTTCTCATTTTTTGTCAAAGCTGAAAAAAAGTGGCAGTTGGAGAAAGCTCATACTCTTACATATACCTATGAAAAACCTTCAGAGGCGAAAGAGAAAAGCATCGATAAAATGTACGATCCAATAAAATTATTTGAGAAAAAGCTTGCTGAGGCAATTTTTGAAGCAGCTGATCAATGGAATAAAGTTTCCGCTACAGTAGAGGGATTACCAAAAAAAGAATTTACTGTAGAACTTTCCTTTACCTTCAAAAAAATAACTTCCGCGGGAATTGAATTTGAAATTTTCGGTATAGGTGGTGATGGATCTATAGATTATGAAAACTCTGCAACTCATAAAATAGCTCTTACCTTTCATTAAATATTAGTAATAAAATTAATTCTATTCAAGAATAAATCCCCGTTCCCGCCATGCCTCTGCATGGTGGTCTTCTACCTTTCATTCATTATCGCCAACCCAATAAGGTAACTTTTAGATAAATGGAATTAAAATTTGACATCTTTATTCCCGATAAAAGAAAGCAATATTCGATTAGTGATATTCTAGGAATAGTTGCTATGATTCTTGCAATACTAATTCTCATCTTAAACCATTTTTTTACAATATCACAAACAATTAATCAAGCTATCTCTGGAATTCTGTTTACGGTAATGCTTTATTATTTTGTTAGGGCAGTAGTGGTGAGGGGTAAAATACAACCTCTAAAAGGAAAGTTGATGGGACAGCTAAAGTTTGGCAGCACAGAGATATTTATAAATGATCAGAAAATTGATCTCGATCAGATAAACAAGTTAGAGTTCATTTTTGGCAATTATTATTCTCAATTTAAAAGTGCACAACCGATTTTTGACCCGTATAGTGAAAACGGAACTAGTAATTGGATGACCTTATGTTTTAATAAGAAAAAACATTCAATTCAATTTCGAAGAATGTATAATGGGCAAGAAAAATATCTAAAACCATTGCTAGAATATCTCCATTTCAAAGATAAAATCTCTTTTTTAAGGTTAACCGAGATATTAGGTATTAATAAATTTGAGGAGATTCAAGAATATAAACTGGAATTGGAAAATAAATTTGATCAAAACTAAATTAAATATCAAAGACCCAATTGGAATTGATGTTAAACAAATACTTAAATTGCTATATAGTAACGATAAAATTATTTTGACAAAAAAGTACTTATGAATATTGGTTTCAAAACAAAGTTGAATTCTGTTTTTAAATGTATTTCTTTTACGTTTATTCTAATTGTGTTTTTTGGAAACAATACCATATTTGCACAAATCCAAGTGCAAGACATTTTCTACAAAGTCAATGGCGATTTTAAAACAAATAATAAAGAATCTCGAATAACTCACATTAACCATCAACTTGAAACTAATTTTACTTACCCAGAAGCCATTTTAGAATCAGGGCTAGATGGGCAAGCATTATTACATCTTTTCATTAATAACGGTGAGATTGAGAAGGTAATTAATGAGAATATTTATTTTAGCTATAAATTTTTTGAACCCGAATTTTCCATATTCCTAAAAAGAGAGTTAGATACATTTATTGAAACCACAGATGGAAAAACTGAAATATTCATGCATGTAAATTTCTTTCTTCCTAGTCGGAATAAGTGGAATTCGAAGAATTACAATAAACAAAAGTACTACAATGAGGTAAAAGATTACATGGACAATTTAGAATCTGAAGATATAGAAATAAATATAGCTGGAAAATTAAATTCTTTACTTTGCTATAATGCTCTAGATATTCAAGTAAGAGAGCTTTTACTTAGAGCTCTAACTGTTTATGACAATCAACCTAAAATTCAAGAAGCCAAAAAATATATAGTACTTTTAGAAAAGTTAAATGCTATTTAGCACCCGTACTCCCCCGTTCCCGCCATGCCTGCATGGTGGTCAATCATTTTAGGCAACTTTTCAGGTTCCATAAAAGCCCATTTAACCTCCCACCTTTCATTCATCACCGCCCATCTCCAAAGCTCTTGCATGCGTAGGTCCATCTAATCGAAAACTTTGATCCCCTGCTGGCAAATCCAATCCCCACTTCTTCATGACCGGAGCCTCCAATGATTTTTGTCTGTATTCATCAGGGGTCATGATCGGGATACCGTAAATAATCGGGAAATAACGCTGACAAGCTGAGCAAGTCAAAAGTCCCTCAATAATTTCCTCATCCTCCTGTTTAAAAATACTGATATTCAAATCGCCCTTATCAAAAGGGCAGCACATTTTCTTTATTCTTCTTCAATTGATTTTGGTGTTGGAAAGGGTCTTGTTAGATGTTCATTTGATGGGGTATTTAAGTTTTTAATGCCACAATGCGGAGCATGACGGGAAGA harbors:
- a CDS encoding Trm112 family protein — protein: MCCPFDKGDLNISIFKQEDEEIIEGLLTCSACQRYFPIIYGIPIMTPDEYRQKSLEAPVMKKWGLDLPAGDQSFRLDGPTHARALEMGGDE